A genomic region of Magnolia sinica isolate HGM2019 chromosome 6, MsV1, whole genome shotgun sequence contains the following coding sequences:
- the LOC131249162 gene encoding endo-1,4-beta-xylanase 5 isoform X3: protein MKEPAHPSFVFLFRLFLCPCLFTCPCFPASYDGPWYDSSAYTECKEYAEAPLYEGGIMGNVDQRIQQRFDNHAERVYSPAYVLQNLTPNNKYAFSCWVKINGVDSALIRARFSTNNSTFKCVGTVLAKSGCWSFLKGGFVPDSSSTFGVLFFQSFDESSIEISVTGSSLQPFTPQQWKMHQDDGIRRNWFVKRFNAAVFENELKWYATEPDPGKLNYSLADQMLSFTRANKIITRGHNIFWEDPIYTPAWVRNLSSDDLKTAVNSRIQSLMCKYKEEFIHWDVSNEMLHFDFYEQRLGPNASLDFFHTAQASDPQATLFMNDFNVIETCDDGNSTVDTYVSRLKEFKKGGAILEGIGLEGHFTTPNLPLMRAVLDKLATLNLPIWLTEIDISKKLDQETQAIYLEDVLREGFSHPSVNGIMLWTALHPNGCYQMCLTDNNLRNLPAGNVVDQLLQEWETGVVTGQTDDHGAYIFNGFLGEYMVSVQYENKTANSTLSLCRGDETKHLTIQL from the exons ATGAAAGAGCCTGCACATCCctcctttgtttttcttttcagaCTCTTCCTTTGTCCATGCCTCTTCACATGTCCTTGTTTCCCTGCCTCCTATg ATGGGCCTTGGTATGATTCATCTGCATATACTGAG TGTAAAGAGTATGCTGAGGCACCACTTTATGAGGGCGGGATTATGGGTAATGTGGATCAGCGAATTCAGCAGAGATTCGATAATCATGCCGAGAGAGTGTATTCGCCGGCCTACGTCTTGCAGAATCTCACCCCCAACAACAAATATGCATTCTCCT GTTGGGTTAAAATCAACGGTGTAGATTCAGCTCTCATAAGGGCTAGGTTCTCAACCAATAACTCCACATTTAAGTGTGTCGGGACCGTCTTGGCTAAGAGTGGTTGTTGGTCATTTCTTAAAGGCGGATTCGTTCCCGACTCATCATCTACATTCGGTGTTCTCTTCTTTCAG AGTTTCGATGAGAGCTCGATCGAGATTTCGGTCACTGGCTCTTCTTTGCAACCGTTTACGCCCCAACAGTGGAAAATGCACCAAGATGATGGAATTAGAAGG AATTGGTTTGTTAAGCGATTCAACGCTGCAGTGTTCGAAAACGAACTCAAATGGTATGCGACCGAACCAGACCCAGGCAAACTCAACTACAGTCTAGCAGACCAGATGCTGAGTTTCACCAGGGCTAATAAAATCATCACAAGGGGCCACAACATCTTCTGGGAGGACCCAATCTACACACCTGCATGGGTCCGTAATCTCAGCAGCGATGATCTAAAAACCGCCGTTAATTCACGTATACAAAGTCTAATGTGCAAATACAAGGAAGAGTTCATACACTGGGATGTGAGTAATGAAATGCTTCACTTTGATTTCTATGAGCAAAGGCTTGGCCCAAACGCTTCATTGGACTTCTTCCACACGGCCCAGGCGTCGGATCCGCAGGCCACATTGTTCATGAATGATTTCAATGTTATAGAGACTTGCGACGACGGTAATTCGACGGTCGATACGTATGTATCAAGGCTCAAAGAGTTTAAGAAAGGTGGTGCAATACTTGAAGGAATTGGGCTGGAAGGCCACTTCACGACGCCGAATCTTCCACTTATGCGGGCCGTCCTCGACAAATTGGCGACACTCAATCTTCCGATATGGCTAACGGAGATCGACATCAGCAAAAAATTGGATCAGGAAACACAG GCAATTTATCTTGAAGACGTATTAAGAGAAGGATTCTCCCATCCTTCAGTGAATGGAATAATGCTATGGACAGCACTTCATCCCAACGGGTGCTATCAGATGTGTCTTACAGACAACAATCTGCGTAACCTCCCCGCTGGGAATGTGGTCGACCAGCTTCTCCAAGAATGGGAGACCGGAGTAGTAACAGGCCAAACAGATGATCATGGTGCCTATATCTTTAATGGATTTTTAGGAGAGTATATGGTGTCCGTCCAATATGAAAATAAAACTGCTAATTCCACATTATCTCTTTGTCGCGGCGATGAAACTAAGCATCTTACCATTCAATTGTAG
- the LOC131249162 gene encoding endo-1,4-beta-xylanase 5 isoform X1, translated as MKEPAHPSFVFLFRLFLCPCLFTCPCFPASYDGPWYDSSAYTECKEYAEAPLYEGGIMGNVDQRIQQRFDNHAERVYSPAYVLQNLTPNNKYAFSCWVKINGVDSALIRARFSTNNSTFKCVGTVLAKSGCWSFLKGGFVPDSSSTFGVLFFQSFDESSIEISVTGSSLQPFTPQQWKMHQDDGIRRERKRMVIVHVSDAGGQRVPGAIVTVQQISKDFPFGSAIAKTIIGNLPYQNWFVKRFNAAVFENELKWYATEPDPGKLNYSLADQMLSFTRANKIITRGHNIFWEDPIYTPAWVRNLSSDDLKTAVNSRIQSLMCKYKEEFIHWDVSNEMLHFDFYEQRLGPNASLDFFHTAQASDPQATLFMNDFNVIETCDDGNSTVDTYVSRLKEFKKGGAILEGIGLEGHFTTPNLPLMRAVLDKLATLNLPIWLTEIDISKKLDQETQAIYLEDVLREGFSHPSVNGIMLWTALHPNGCYQMCLTDNNLRNLPAGNVVDQLLQEWETGVVTGQTDDHGAYIFNGFLGEYMVSVQYENKTANSTLSLCRGDETKHLTIQL; from the exons ATGAAAGAGCCTGCACATCCctcctttgtttttcttttcagaCTCTTCCTTTGTCCATGCCTCTTCACATGTCCTTGTTTCCCTGCCTCCTATg ATGGGCCTTGGTATGATTCATCTGCATATACTGAG TGTAAAGAGTATGCTGAGGCACCACTTTATGAGGGCGGGATTATGGGTAATGTGGATCAGCGAATTCAGCAGAGATTCGATAATCATGCCGAGAGAGTGTATTCGCCGGCCTACGTCTTGCAGAATCTCACCCCCAACAACAAATATGCATTCTCCT GTTGGGTTAAAATCAACGGTGTAGATTCAGCTCTCATAAGGGCTAGGTTCTCAACCAATAACTCCACATTTAAGTGTGTCGGGACCGTCTTGGCTAAGAGTGGTTGTTGGTCATTTCTTAAAGGCGGATTCGTTCCCGACTCATCATCTACATTCGGTGTTCTCTTCTTTCAG AGTTTCGATGAGAGCTCGATCGAGATTTCGGTCACTGGCTCTTCTTTGCAACCGTTTACGCCCCAACAGTGGAAAATGCACCAAGATGATGGAATTAGAAGG GAAAGAAAGCGCATGGTGATCGTCCACGTTTCAGATGCAGGTGGTCAACGAGTGCCAGGAGCAATCGTCACCGTCCAACAGATCTCCAAAGACTTCCCATTTGGTTCTGCCATAGCAAAAACCATTATAGGAAATTTGCCTTATCAG AATTGGTTTGTTAAGCGATTCAACGCTGCAGTGTTCGAAAACGAACTCAAATGGTATGCGACCGAACCAGACCCAGGCAAACTCAACTACAGTCTAGCAGACCAGATGCTGAGTTTCACCAGGGCTAATAAAATCATCACAAGGGGCCACAACATCTTCTGGGAGGACCCAATCTACACACCTGCATGGGTCCGTAATCTCAGCAGCGATGATCTAAAAACCGCCGTTAATTCACGTATACAAAGTCTAATGTGCAAATACAAGGAAGAGTTCATACACTGGGATGTGAGTAATGAAATGCTTCACTTTGATTTCTATGAGCAAAGGCTTGGCCCAAACGCTTCATTGGACTTCTTCCACACGGCCCAGGCGTCGGATCCGCAGGCCACATTGTTCATGAATGATTTCAATGTTATAGAGACTTGCGACGACGGTAATTCGACGGTCGATACGTATGTATCAAGGCTCAAAGAGTTTAAGAAAGGTGGTGCAATACTTGAAGGAATTGGGCTGGAAGGCCACTTCACGACGCCGAATCTTCCACTTATGCGGGCCGTCCTCGACAAATTGGCGACACTCAATCTTCCGATATGGCTAACGGAGATCGACATCAGCAAAAAATTGGATCAGGAAACACAG GCAATTTATCTTGAAGACGTATTAAGAGAAGGATTCTCCCATCCTTCAGTGAATGGAATAATGCTATGGACAGCACTTCATCCCAACGGGTGCTATCAGATGTGTCTTACAGACAACAATCTGCGTAACCTCCCCGCTGGGAATGTGGTCGACCAGCTTCTCCAAGAATGGGAGACCGGAGTAGTAACAGGCCAAACAGATGATCATGGTGCCTATATCTTTAATGGATTTTTAGGAGAGTATATGGTGTCCGTCCAATATGAAAATAAAACTGCTAATTCCACATTATCTCTTTGTCGCGGCGATGAAACTAAGCATCTTACCATTCAATTGTAG
- the LOC131249162 gene encoding endo-1,4-beta-xylanase 5 isoform X2: MCKEYAEAPLYEGGIMGNVDQRIQQRFDNHAERVYSPAYVLQNLTPNNKYAFSCWVKINGVDSALIRARFSTNNSTFKCVGTVLAKSGCWSFLKGGFVPDSSSTFGVLFFQSFDESSIEISVTGSSLQPFTPQQWKMHQDDGIRRERKRMVIVHVSDAGGQRVPGAIVTVQQISKDFPFGSAIAKTIIGNLPYQNWFVKRFNAAVFENELKWYATEPDPGKLNYSLADQMLSFTRANKIITRGHNIFWEDPIYTPAWVRNLSSDDLKTAVNSRIQSLMCKYKEEFIHWDVSNEMLHFDFYEQRLGPNASLDFFHTAQASDPQATLFMNDFNVIETCDDGNSTVDTYVSRLKEFKKGGAILEGIGLEGHFTTPNLPLMRAVLDKLATLNLPIWLTEIDISKKLDQETQAIYLEDVLREGFSHPSVNGIMLWTALHPNGCYQMCLTDNNLRNLPAGNVVDQLLQEWETGVVTGQTDDHGAYIFNGFLGEYMVSVQYENKTANSTLSLCRGDETKHLTIQL; this comes from the exons ATg TGTAAAGAGTATGCTGAGGCACCACTTTATGAGGGCGGGATTATGGGTAATGTGGATCAGCGAATTCAGCAGAGATTCGATAATCATGCCGAGAGAGTGTATTCGCCGGCCTACGTCTTGCAGAATCTCACCCCCAACAACAAATATGCATTCTCCT GTTGGGTTAAAATCAACGGTGTAGATTCAGCTCTCATAAGGGCTAGGTTCTCAACCAATAACTCCACATTTAAGTGTGTCGGGACCGTCTTGGCTAAGAGTGGTTGTTGGTCATTTCTTAAAGGCGGATTCGTTCCCGACTCATCATCTACATTCGGTGTTCTCTTCTTTCAG AGTTTCGATGAGAGCTCGATCGAGATTTCGGTCACTGGCTCTTCTTTGCAACCGTTTACGCCCCAACAGTGGAAAATGCACCAAGATGATGGAATTAGAAGG GAAAGAAAGCGCATGGTGATCGTCCACGTTTCAGATGCAGGTGGTCAACGAGTGCCAGGAGCAATCGTCACCGTCCAACAGATCTCCAAAGACTTCCCATTTGGTTCTGCCATAGCAAAAACCATTATAGGAAATTTGCCTTATCAG AATTGGTTTGTTAAGCGATTCAACGCTGCAGTGTTCGAAAACGAACTCAAATGGTATGCGACCGAACCAGACCCAGGCAAACTCAACTACAGTCTAGCAGACCAGATGCTGAGTTTCACCAGGGCTAATAAAATCATCACAAGGGGCCACAACATCTTCTGGGAGGACCCAATCTACACACCTGCATGGGTCCGTAATCTCAGCAGCGATGATCTAAAAACCGCCGTTAATTCACGTATACAAAGTCTAATGTGCAAATACAAGGAAGAGTTCATACACTGGGATGTGAGTAATGAAATGCTTCACTTTGATTTCTATGAGCAAAGGCTTGGCCCAAACGCTTCATTGGACTTCTTCCACACGGCCCAGGCGTCGGATCCGCAGGCCACATTGTTCATGAATGATTTCAATGTTATAGAGACTTGCGACGACGGTAATTCGACGGTCGATACGTATGTATCAAGGCTCAAAGAGTTTAAGAAAGGTGGTGCAATACTTGAAGGAATTGGGCTGGAAGGCCACTTCACGACGCCGAATCTTCCACTTATGCGGGCCGTCCTCGACAAATTGGCGACACTCAATCTTCCGATATGGCTAACGGAGATCGACATCAGCAAAAAATTGGATCAGGAAACACAG GCAATTTATCTTGAAGACGTATTAAGAGAAGGATTCTCCCATCCTTCAGTGAATGGAATAATGCTATGGACAGCACTTCATCCCAACGGGTGCTATCAGATGTGTCTTACAGACAACAATCTGCGTAACCTCCCCGCTGGGAATGTGGTCGACCAGCTTCTCCAAGAATGGGAGACCGGAGTAGTAACAGGCCAAACAGATGATCATGGTGCCTATATCTTTAATGGATTTTTAGGAGAGTATATGGTGTCCGTCCAATATGAAAATAAAACTGCTAATTCCACATTATCTCTTTGTCGCGGCGATGAAACTAAGCATCTTACCATTCAATTGTAG